The genomic DNA ATGCTTAGGATATAATCCGCAAGTAATACTATCAGGGCGTACTGTTAATAATGAAATGGGACGTTTTGTGGCTTCTAAAACTGTTAAACTGATGATCCGTCATGGCATAAAGATTGTCGGAAGTAAGGTTTTGGTCCTTGGTTTTACTTTTAAAGAGAACTGTCCGGATACTCGAAATACAAAAGTTGTCGATATTATTGATGAGCTAAAAGATTTCGGGGTTGACGTAGATGTTTATGATCCTTATGCTTTAAGAGATGAAGTAAAGGAAGAGTATGGCGTCGAACTGTTGGAGCAGATGTCGGATATCAAGAAATACGACGGTATTATTTTAGCTGTTGCTCATGATGAGTTTAAACAGTTGGATTTTGGCTTCGTTCGTAACCAGCCGACCGTTTTATTTGATGTAAAAGGCGTCTTGGATAAATCATTAGTGCACGGGAGACTTTAAAATGAAATTAGCACCAATTGTTATATTTACTTATAACAGGCCGTGGCATACTCAGCAAACGGTTGAAGCATTGTTGAAGAATGAATATGCTTCAGAAAGTGATTTGATAATTTTCTCTGATGCTCCTAAAAATGAAGCGGCTAAAAAAGGGGTGGAAGAAACTCGTTCCTATATTCGAAATATTACAGGATTTAAATCGTTGCGTATTATTGAGCGAGATCGGAATTTTGGCTTGGCTAATAATATTATTGATGGTGTCACTTCCATTGTCAATGAGTTTGGAAGGATAATTGTTTTAGAAGATGACTTGCTTACTTCCCCCTATTTTTTGAAGTTTATGAATGAAGCGTTGTCTTTGTATGAAGATGAAGAACGGGTGATAAGTGTTCATGGATATATTTATCCGATAAAAAAAAGCTTACCTGATACTTTTTTCATAAAAGGAGCGGACTGTTTAGGGTGGGGTACTTGGAAGCGAGGTTGGGATTTGTTTAATTCAAACGGAAGTGAATTGCTTCATTGTTTGAAAGAACGGTCTCTCACTAGAACGTTTGATTTTGAAGGAAGTTATCCATATACTCGAATGCTGGAGAGACAAGTTAATGGAGAAATAGGCTCTTGGGCAATACGTTGGTATGCATCGGCTTTTTTAGAAGATAAGCTAACGTTGTATCCGGGTAAATCATTGATTTATCACAATGGAAGTGATGGAAGTGGCACTAATTGTGGAACAAGTGAGGAGTTTGATGTGGAGCTATCGCAAGAACCGATATTAGTTTGTCCGATTGAAATTAAAGAATCCGAATATGCTCGAAAACAATTTATTTTTTATTTTAAATATGTGATCTTATGGGCAAGAATTAAAGATCGGTTAAGACATATTTTTAGATTAAAAACGCATGCTTAATTTCTGTACTCTTTTTGATTCTGGCTATCTCTCCAGAGGATTGGCGATGTATGAGTCGTTGAATCGACATTGTAAAGATTTCCATCTTTATGTGTTCGCTTTTAATGATGAATGCTTTTCGGTTTTAAAATCTCTTTATTTGGCAAATATGACGGTTATTTCCTTGCCAGAGTTTGAAGATGAAGAATTATTGAAAGTAAAGCCAACCAGAAGTAGGGGAGAATACTGTTGGACTTGTTCTTCTTCAACGATTTTGTATGTGTTGGATAATTATGATGTCGATCATTGTACCTATATTGATGCGG from Parabacteroides merdae ATCC 43184 includes the following:
- a CDS encoding glycosyltransferase family 2 protein, encoding MKLAPIVIFTYNRPWHTQQTVEALLKNEYASESDLIIFSDAPKNEAAKKGVEETRSYIRNITGFKSLRIIERDRNFGLANNIIDGVTSIVNEFGRIIVLEDDLLTSPYFLKFMNEALSLYEDEERVISVHGYIYPIKKSLPDTFFIKGADCLGWGTWKRGWDLFNSNGSELLHCLKERSLTRTFDFEGSYPYTRMLERQVNGEIGSWAIRWYASAFLEDKLTLYPGKSLIYHNGSDGSGTNCGTSEEFDVELSQEPILVCPIEIKESEYARKQFIFYFKYVILWARIKDRLRHIFRLKTHA